The sequence below is a genomic window from Sander lucioperca isolate FBNREF2018 chromosome 10, SLUC_FBN_1.2, whole genome shotgun sequence.
TATTGACCTTCATTTAAGGACTGTTTAACTCAACACTTTGTTTATTAGCTGGtcttaaatgaatgaaaaactTAAAGTCAGTTTGCCTGATATTAAGTACCTTTGATACATTACAATGGTTCCACATTTTCAAATACCTGCAGTGTGGAATATGTATCTCCCTTTCATTTGCTGCATATAAAAAAGGTGAAAGAAAGGAAAAGCTTGATCATGTGGAAAAAATGATTTGTAGTTATGTTGAGTATAATGTGATAAATCTAGCAAATGTATCTATTCTTGTTGAGAGAGAGGCCATATCAGTTCATATATAAAGTAGAATACAAGGTTTAATGCTGTTGCAGTTAAATCTGCATTAACAGATTTTGaatgtgttagcaaacagcTGTCTATTTATACATCCTGATGGATTTAGgcccaatattcactctcattTATGCTCGGTTTTGGTCTTCACCAACCCCGAGGGGAAATCTTCGACAGCTATTCACAGACTTTATCAGCTGTTTGGTGTTGGGCAGGTAGTGTAGTGTGTTTATTAGAGCTTTTTTGGTGAAAACAGCTGCCAGCTGAGGCTGAAAATGGGGTTGATATGAGCAAAGTTTTGTGAAATAtgctaaaaaacaaaactccacagaactgaggacagagttGTTTCCCTGTGTTAATGTTTGTTGAGCAAtatctttcacattacacagtcatttgatacattgttaatataaatcataaaaagttTGAATTACATGcaagaaagaaaatgtcaaCACACAAAACTGTTTAGCCAAACTTTCCTTTATAAGAGAAGTTAACATATTTAGGACTAATATAAGTGATGAGTCTGCATTAAAtggcatccccccccccccagtttctttaagcaaaACATTACCACCACAGCTGACAAACAGCCGTTAATGTTTtatgtcttatttttttttacaaaatttaaATACTTAATACACTCCAGCCAAAATCTTACAGTAGAAAATGTAAACATGCAATACTCATACTTAAGCACATAAAGTGGTGTTTAGTATTATTACTTTGTGCAACTTCACTGCAAACTTATCAGTctcaaacaaaaataatgaaCATGCAAATTTAAATGTCAcaagttaaattaaattcactcatttctcagcaaaaaaaacatcagaaacacTCTTTGGGCAGTGAACAcctgtgcaaatgttttaagGCGAGTGAAGCCTTTCTGCGTccctaaaaacagaaaatatatatttatacggtaatgtaaatgtaatgtaaatataCCACACTGAACCCAACAGCAATAGTAAATCATACAGTAAGACCAATGatagttaaagaaaaaaaaacagaaatgagtcAGGGCtaatgtatattaaaaaaaaaaaactgtagttcTATACTAATGTGAATTAGCCCTCaaatattaatatgcattcaaTTCAAATCACAATCTAGACTTTTCATGGGAGTTCATGTGATGAAATTAAACTCACATGTCTTCTTTTCCCCCATTCCATCTCATTTCATGAAGCCTTAGGTGCCCAAGATCTCTCTGTTAAGATAGTATACAATCATTATTTAATCCAAACAGCACACAGTTATTATTTAGAGAGGATACCACCATACAATTGAATACCAACACCCAACTTACTGCCTCCATTAGGACTATGGGGTGCTCTGGCAAGAATTTTGGTTTCTTCCTGGCCTCAGGAGAACTTGCCAGACCAATTAAAAATTCTCTTGTGTAAGATATTCTGCctatgaaaatatatatatatatatatatattaaaatcaaCATGACAATAGTTCAAATCAGGCAAatcaaaataaagacaaaagtaGGTTGATATTCTGTCAATGCAGGGGCATTTTGCCAAACCAATACTGTAGATAAAAAAATTGGGAAAAACAAcctggaaaaacaaaaatacatacaaaaacacTTTGTGTCTTACCTTCTTTCTGTTTGTGGAGGTTGACAATCCTGTAGAACTGCTCTATGCCGATATTTGCCTATCAAGCATAATATTAGAATAGTTTTAGAAAAcataaagctatagtgcgtagtttctgtctcccccatgaatAATTCTAATTCATGACAACACtattggcgcgtccacatgatacaagccttatgtAATCGTGAACGCTCCCCCACctagttgctagtagccaaggataacacggagaattaaaaaaacatggactcttcagaagaggtaattatcttcactcgagtttctgggCGCGAAAGTCACCATACGACataatcttctgaacatagccatactgagaaatacagagagagttgtgtggagctaatAGCcttgattagctttgtagcaactcatttggcaatggcttgaatgtaacggacattcattaatatcaaaaagttacgcactaaagctttaatgttgCCTAAATAAACTGCTTAACAGGCAAATGGtttatttaaagttattttaattaaagaaaaagtgTGAATCACACTAAAATACTaaagagctgaaatgattagtcgatCTAAAGAAAATTAACCGCCAATAATTTTGATAATCCATATAcagtaattgtttttaattacgTAATTTGTGTCATCTATCAAGCATGCCAAACATTGTCTGGTTTCAAGGTTTCAAATGTGATTTgcagcttttgtttttatttaatttttaaattttacaaatgattaaaaaatgatCAACAAAATAATTGATACTGAATATAATGGAGTTGCAACCCTTAAATATGGTCTTCTTTGGGATTTTTTACCTCTTgatcctcttcctccatcaGTGCCTGTCCACATGTAGCAGCATTTATTTTGGGCTCTAAATTAagtaatacaatattaaaagagCAGGCCATTATGAAATAAACACAATACAAAACCTTTGATATTCCTATAAGTTTGACCAACTGGTGCAGACTGCTTACCACTGTCAACATGAATGCAGCGGCGCAGGGGTCTTGCAGGCTCCAGATGTTTTTGGAGGATCCTTCTTCTTGATACCTCCATCTAGTGTCAGTGAGgttcaaacatgttttaaatcCACTACACTCTACAAGGCTTGTTCATCACATTTATACTGATCAGTGTTGGATTACTACAGGCATTACTAATGTTTCAATATATTATAAATCAGTGCTTTGTAAAGTGGTGTTTGCAGACCATTAGGGGTCCTGAAGTGGGTCACAGCCACTGGCTGTACGTCAGTGGTACAACTCTTTCACTCAAGTGGcatgtaggctacatataaCGTTACTATTCAGATGTCAGGCTTCAACTGATCTTTCCCAATTCATAGACAGGTGTGTAATGGGTTTCTATTATTATGAGCTAGATCAAGTATCCTGCATAATTTGACAGTATCGTTAACCTAAGCTATTTAGAAATAAGAAATACTAGGAAACGATCATTTAACACTGACCAGGGATTGGCCCAGGTTGAGTGTAGCAAAACAGCTAACGTGAGCAATTCAACAAAAACGATTTAAATTTGCCCtattagctagctaggttaACTGTAAGCAAGcttaacataaataaatgtcGGTAAAAACAAGTTGTCGAAAACTGTCGAAATCTTTCTACTTGTATGAAATAAGCAACTTTAGAAACCAGGTAACGTTAGGGGGAACATTCCTGTTGCCCATCAGTGTTCACGGCAGATATCTGTGTCACCATGGTCTACATGATAACGGTGTACCATAAGCGGTTCTGTTTTACGTTTACGAATCCGTTTATTTAACGGTCGGGACTGTGTCTAACGATTGTACATGATCTCGCATTATAACATTAACGAAACAAAATTAAACGTTAAGCGATGACATGCATAAGTTTGAACTCTGCGAAACCATAATTCTAGCTTGCAACATTGGCCTAATAACTTATACCGGAAAGTAACGAGTTATCGACGTAGTCGGTAGACTTTAAAAAGAGAGGTTTTATGTTCAAATCTTCACctgttgttttaaaaagttcccTCGGCGTGGTTTTCTGCCTGctcaacttcttcttcttcttcttcttctatgcGTTTATTGGCGTTGGAGGATCGCCTGCCGGTGTCATCCATGGAGGTGTCATCACATAGGCTGAATCCCATCACCCTTatcctcgactcctcggtcctcggttGAACCGGAAGTCGTTCTATCCCTCAACCCTAAAATGatgttgaacgatgttgtaaccttATAACGTTCACTACCAAGCATttagcattagctacttgtcaacgtAGCACATATTAAGCTGGATTGATCGATATCGACATGCATCAATAAATTaggtctctgctgtattactgtgttgtaagtggcatgtaatcaattacacaatgatgctgtgtggcagaaagCAAGCTGTATTACGGTTACTGagtatggacctttttcacagcagacattttgacttgtcacagtaggaaaagcacagctggaattgataaccttaacgatggctcaattccatcaagtgtcccagtaagctatttcagtgagtcagcatgcacaataccagggcctctcctaagtggaatgcagccatcattaatggttttaaatacacctgtgcttttcctactatgacatgtctgctgtgaaaaatgttCATTATTCTTTCCGTGACATTGTATGACTTACAATTACTCTCAAACATATCATCTGGGTtcccgtgttttgacggaagttaagAGTAACTAAGAGGAactagaggggtcaaaggttttatgacgccactgacaggcgactaaatgaaacgtCCTGCgtcattaaaataaactaccagatttctctgggtttgaacattgttggaaacatttgggataatgtaTGTAgataactcaacaaaatatataacctAGGTaaagtcgtttttagacattttaatgcagaaatgttacatattgtacctttaacttTAACACACTGCGGCCTATGAGATAACTCTTAAGACATCCACGCCAGTACTcgaagaaaaatgcaaatttagAAAGTTTAAAATTTAGAAAGTTTACAAGttctttttaatttgaaataCACATTACAGATTCTCACAGTGGTCACTTGTCCTATTATCTTGTTTTACAAGTCTTGCTCTTGGAGGCAAATACTGTACATCCCACTTAACTCTATCATAAATACAGATAATCACTTAAGGGTATCCCATTTAAACTAATCTTAAAAGTTATCACTAACTGATTCCTTTGAATTAGTGATTAACCTGCACTTTATATAAGTAAGGTTTTTCTGGCAAGCAAAATGTGTTTACACTGCAAGtgacaaatgaaaagaaaagaaaaacttacAATTCAAAAAGGTAtgcatttttatataaaaaaataacatttcacaACATTATTCCACACTAtattgtaaattaaatttaagaAATATCAACCAAAAATCTAGTATTTCACTTTAAGATGAAAAATGCATACAAACCCCATATATAGTCAACAGACTATAATGCCTAATAGCAATAAAAGAAAacgcaatttaaaaaaaaaaaaatgcacaattgtattgtgtaatcaaaaaagaaaagaaagaaaaggcaatTTTATCCCTTAAAATCAACTTTGTTTCAATCAACATTGTACATGTCCAACCTACACTGCTAGGGCATGTTAGGTGCCATGAAAAGCAATgtcacttttactcaagtaataacTGTATTTTTCTTGGACCTATTGGTCTTCCACTCAGTTCCTCAACTGCTGTTAACGCCTCCTGACGGGACTCAAATACTGCAGTTGCAGAGCCTTTACATTTTCCTCTCTGGTCATACTGCAGTGAGACAGATCCAGGGATAATGCGAAATCCATAGCAAAAGTCATAGATTTCTTCACTTCTGATTTGGAATGGTAAGTTAAGCAGCTTTACACAAGTGGGACCATCAAAATGTTGCACTGAGGGACCAAAGCTACCACGAAAGCCATTACCTCTGTCTTGTGGAGCATGAGGGCCTACTGCATGGGGCTCATAACCGCCGCCTCCATGGATGTGAGCCTGTGCATTGGTCATTGGTATATTACCATCATGAGAAATCCTAAAGTCAGGGTACTCAGTGTCACCAAGGCGATAGGATGCCTCGCTTCTCCTGCCTGAGTACCGCTCCTCTCTCGGCATTGGCTCTTGCACAACTGGCTCTTGCACCACTGGTGGCTCAACACCCAACTGCCGCATCTGAGAACGTGAAATGCATTTCAATGTGACCTCTGACCCAAGAAACCTTTGTCCATTGAGAGAGAGTGCACTCATAGCCTCTGCCTCAGACCGGAAGAGAACCAACGCCTTTCCAACTCCAGCACCGTTATGGTCACGCAGCACAAACACCTTGTCATCTGTGATATTAAACCCAAGGAAGAAGTCCATGATCTCAACTTTCCGTACATCAAATGGCAGGTtccgcacaaacacacacattttttccgAGTCATAAGGATCACTGGGGTAAGATGGAGGCCTCTCCTGAATCATTTCAGAGTTTTCAGAAGGTCCGACATCCATGCTCTGAGATTCCAGAAGGGTGATCATTTTCTCTCTTGAGATTGGCCGCGTAGAAATCCATCGGTTGAAAAACTGCCTTTTTTCAGGAGTCAAGGCATCACAATAGTCACGCAGACTCTTAAACAGCACAAATGCAGATCTAGTTCTTCTCCCATCACTGCCAATCAAGTGTAGGATCTGGTCATCCTCAAGCTTTGCATTACGAAAAAGCTTTTTTATGTCTTCTTTTTCCACTGCAAAGGACAGATTTTCCATCAAAACGCAGTACTCATCGTCTGAAGAAACAGGCCTCAAAGGTGATTGTGACCTGACATGATGTGGATTCCTCTGATGGCGAACAGGTGATCTATCCCTTTCAAAGTTGTTGACAGCCATTGACTCTTTACCAGTAGCCCGACGCCAAAAGTCtgctgttgttgtggaaacCTCCACGTACCTTGACCCAATGTATTTCCTATCCCTCTTCAGGGCTTCGTGTGCATCCTCTCTTGTTGCAAATTTGACGATACCTTTCCCATTTTTGGCACCCTGTGcatttttcaataaaacaaTATCATCAATAAGTAAACCATAGAAAAAGTCACGGACTTCCTCTTCAGTCACAGAGAAAGGCATTCCATTtagaaacacatgcacaaagtCATCATTCGTGTTTGAAGCCCTCTGGTGATGGGGGGGAGGGGAATAATCTGATCTG
It includes:
- the gra gene encoding uncharacterized protein C8orf88 homolog codes for the protein MEVSRRRILQKHLEPARPLRRCIHVDSEPKINAATCGQALMEEEDQEANIGIEQFYRIVNLHKQKEGRISYTREFLIGLASSPEARKKPKFLPEHPIVLMEARDLGHLRLHEMRWNGGKEDMDAERLHSP
- the rbm12bb gene encoding RNA binding motif protein 12Bb gives rise to the protein MAVVIRLQGLRVTAGSEDIRKFFAGLKIPDGGVHIIGGELEEAFIIFASDEDARRAMTQSGGCIKGSPVHLLLSSKTEMQNMLERSTTNVELDEKRRLEENARRARRSVDPEAVRRSASRSDYSPPPHHQRASNTNDDFVHVFLNGMPFSVTEEEVRDFFYGLLIDDIVLLKNAQGAKNGKGIVKFATREDAHEALKRDRKYIGSRYVEVSTTTADFWRRATGKESMAVNNFERDRSPVRHQRNPHHVRSQSPLRPVSSDDEYCVLMENLSFAVEKEDIKKLFRNAKLEDDQILHLIGSDGRRTRSAFVLFKSLRDYCDALTPEKRQFFNRWISTRPISREKMITLLESQSMDVGPSENSEMIQERPPSYPSDPYDSEKMCVFVRNLPFDVRKVEIMDFFLGFNITDDKVFVLRDHNGAGVGKALVLFRSEAEAMSALSLNGQRFLGSEVTLKCISRSQMRQLGVEPPVVQEPVVQEPMPREERYSGRRSEASYRLGDTEYPDFRISHDGNIPMTNAQAHIHGGGGYEPHAVGPHAPQDRGNGFRGSFGPSVQHFDGPTCVKLLNLPFQIRSEEIYDFCYGFRIIPGSVSLQYDQRGKCKGSATAVFESRQEALTAVEELSGRPIGPRKIQLLLE